The DNA region CTGGCTATGCTTGTGAAGGCCTTTGGCCAGCACTAGGGAGCTGCCTTCCAAGGGCAAGGGCCCTGTGGTTGGGGTGGAAGAATGGCTATTCCTGAGGTATGCTGACTTCCCCCTTCAGGCACAATCTGGACTGGAGGGGCAAAGCTATTCCAAATGCATTCCTTCTCTAGTGGTTCTTCTGTGAGTAGGCCCAATTTCGACCTTAAATTGGGCCAAAGAACTGCATGTAGAGTTTGAGCTGTTTTGAAAGCTATTTCCCTGGGGTGTCACAGTTTTTTGGAATCTGTACATCTCTAGGTtggaatcatattttaaaagttcccCTTTGCCCAACGTTTCACAATTGCCGTGAATTTGCCTTAAGATACTTCCCTCCCATGCCCTTTGAAAAAAGACAACTTTTGGTTTAGTCCGTTCTGTTTCTCACAGTTAGAATGTAAGTTTCAGAACAGAATACCATTCTCAAAGATAAGTCTAAAAGTAAAGTGCCACCTCAGAACTTTTGTAAGGATCACTGTGGGATCAGCCTGTGAGAAGCCAGCACaggtttcttttctgtcttttggaCCCAGCCTTTGGTTTGGAGTGAGCTGGCCCTAATGGACAGTTGGTATTGCTATCCAGTGTTTGCCCAGAGTACTGTGTTGTAGAGAAAGATGTATATGTGGAGATGATGATTGGCCATTTGTGTGGCGCTGACCCTGGCTTTTAAACAGTCTGTAAGGCCTCTTTTCTTCACAGGCTGTGGCCTATCATAGTGTGGCTGGAGCGAGGTAGATGTTCAGGAGCCAGGCCTAGCTCCTGTGAGGTAGGGATGTGGGCCAGCCTCCCATTCACATCTGGGGCCCTATTCCTGGAAGGGAAAATAAATCATTGTCCCCCCTGGGGGCGGGAcagcagagggagggagctgtGAACAAAGTTGCCTTTGGCTAGGCCTGGAAATGCCGACCACAGGCTCCTTTATCCTTTGTGCAGGATCAATGGGCCTCTGGGCTCTCAGAGTTGCCTTTCAGTCAGCCTGCCCTGTGGTGTGGCCCTAACTAGGGAAATGTTGGTTTTTCCCCAGCTGAGGCCTCTAGTCTCTGGTTTCCCTGGCCTTGGCTCAGTCTTTGCTGGTAATGCTGGGGGCAGTTGGCTGAGGCCCAACAGCCTCATTCCCCCTACTGGCCACCTGCCCTCTGTATAGCTAGAGCCTGATGCTTGGCCCATAGTGGCCTCTTCTCCCTCATTTTGCCTTAATGTGGTGACCCCAGAATGCATAAGGGGGTAAGGTGTGTATAAGCCCCTGTTTCCATACTTCATAGGTACCTTCCTTTGCCTGCTCCCTGCTTTTCTAACCAGTATTCTTGCCTACACCTCAAGGTGGAGGAGAGCAAGGGGTTCCTGAGAATGGGGTAGGAGGAGCTAAGAGCCCCAGTCTAGGGTACAGATAGAGTAGGCCTATGGTGAGTGTAGTCTGTGTAGGCTTAGGAGAGGTGGAAGGTGGACAGAAGGTGCATGCCATTAGGCAGCTGCAAAAAGCAAGAGCTTCCCACTGAGCAGGAAGTAAACTCTTTCCACCAGGAGTTTATTTCCAGAGAGATTTGTTTGAGCTGCCAAAGACCTGTAGAGCTAGTGATGGTGCCTCCAGCAGTGGGTGGGAAGGGGCCATCTGCTGTCTGGCTCAGGTATGTGCTGGACAATAGGAGCTCCTGGCTGTCTAGGTGCCCTGCAGGACACTCGGGACACCAGAGCCTCCTATTGAGCTGCCCTATACTGCTCGCAGCCTGCGTTCCAGCTCCTGAGGGGAGTGGCGTGGCATGGGCTGAGGCTCAGAGCCACATATTATTGCTGAGGGCAACTCACATCCTCTACTCTGTCAGTAGATGTCTGTGTGTCGGCAGTGGTGTTGGCAGTGGCTGGGTTTGCTGGATTGTTTGTTTTAGGCAGTGCAAACATTCCATCAGTCTTTCTTGGGGCAGCATATTGCCTCAGGAGCTTTGGGTTTAGGAGATAGCCTTATTTTGACAGTTTTTGAGGTATCGGGCACTTCCAGGATCACAGTTAGGACTTGCTTAGGAACAAGAGCCTGTTGGGTTCTCTGTGTTTGTGAGAAGAGAGGCTCAGAGGCTAGATGACCAGGTGAGTCCCCCTCAGTGAGTCCTGAGATAGTCACTTTCTATGGATGGTATGTATGTGGCTCGTGGAGGGTTGTGGCCTTATCTGATGATACCCATGCTTGGTGGATCAGGGAGTGTCTAGGAGGTAGCAGTGTACAGATGTGGCAGCTGAGGTATTGCAGAAAAGGAACAGACCTAGGGGACCAGGCAACGCCTCCAAGCAACCCTCTCCCCTACATCCTTCTGGCTTGCCTAATTGCTACTGCTGGGTAACAGGCAAGCTAGCTCTACTAACCTGCTTACTGGAGCATGGTGTCTCTTTGAGGTGCCTAGATGGCCTGGTTTATGGGATAGCTACTTACCTAGGTCCTATCAATCCTATCATGGCTATGGAGCCTATGGATCTGGCCCTTGGGCACATTCAATTAGTTGTCAAGCCCTAGTCCTCTCACAGCACTGAGTCTGTGTGTCACTGGCCAcagctgtgcatgtgtgcacgaacacatgtgtgtttgtgtgtgtgtccatgcagtTATATGCCTTCAGGATCTTAGCCTCAAGACTAGACAAAGCCTGGCCCAGACTACCTAATGGGCAGTTGGGCCTTCTGACTGTCACCTATGCTCTTTTCTTTTGAGGGGCATCTCTGCCATTTCCTGGGCTTTAGCCTTCTAGCAGGTGTTAGCCCTAGAGGACTGTCTGTGGGTTTCTGACCTGTCCCTGTCCTGGGGTTCCAGCTGTGAGTATTGTGGGATATATGCCCTCATAGCCAGGGGCTAGGGCAGTGCCTTGGTAGGAGTGTGTCACACCAGTCATAGAAAGCTCATTACCTGTTAGGCCCATCACTATTGGACAGGCGCCTTGCGATTTTACTTGGGTTGGTTCCTATTGTAGTTCCTCTGGGGTTTTAGAGCAAGGTGTCCAGAGGGCCAGATGAGCCTATTCTGCTCCTTTGTGGTTGAGGCTCTCCACACCATTCTCAGAGTCCCATAGTTAATCACTTTGCAGCTCCAGGAGCAGGTTCATTCTGAACTAGCTGACTAACCTCATAGTCAACCtcactgcctggccagagaaTTCCTTTCAAGCCAGAAATTCCTAGGGCCATGCAGGCCTCACAAGAGCCAAGCTGGGTCTGAGTTGGGCAGGTGTTCTCATACTTTGTCCAGGGTCAGTTGCTAACTGGTGCCTAGACCAGCTCTTTGAAGAGGGGAGTTCAAGTCCACAGGCCTGGAACCCTAGCTTTCAGCTGTGCCCATCTGGCTTCTCAGGCTCCAGGCCTGACCCTTTGGGAATTTCCTCCTATAGTCCCCAGCCTGGCAGCTAGACCTGACACTGACCACATCCTTCAGGTTATGAACTTATACACAGACTGTGCCTCCTGCAGAAGGTCCCCATGCTGTCTCTTCCTGGATTAGTGCTTAGTCTCACCTGCTTGGGACTGTATGGGTTTTCAGAAGTATGGACGTGGCTGACCTGGCTGTACAAGTTATGGAGAGACCAGAGCTCATATAGCTCCTTCCTTGGCCCGGGTCCTTGAGATCATGTTGGGCTTTCTCAAACTCCTGGTTCCTGAAGGAGCCAGCCTGGTTAGAAGGTCTGGTTAGACAAGCCCTGTTAGAAGGTCAGGTATAGCCATTAGGCCCCAGCCTTTGCCTAGAACTATCCCCAACTCCCTGCAGCTATCCTAAGGCAGAGTGTGGGGCGATGCCCCCATTGCCTTGAGCTTCAAGTCCTTAGTTTCCTTACTGGCTGAGTAGGGTAAATGTCTGTCCAGGTAGAACAAAGAGGGCTGTGTTTCCTGAGTTAAATATAGATCCAAGGTGGCCATATTATGGCCCAAATTCCCAGAATTCTAGGACCTGGGCTttctgcagggggtgggggtaggggtggtccttatgtaggtctctgTAACAAGCTTGGGAGCCCAGCCCCACATTGGGTTATGGTAGAACTTAGTTGGGGGCAGGGCTGGCAGGATACTGTTTGCTTTAGGATAAGGCTGGCTCCTCCGGCCGGCCTGTCGGACAGCCTGTCCCGCAGCAATATGTGCAGGCAGGCCTCAAGGGCCAAGCTTCCGGCCATCTGGCAGTTACTTAGCCCTGTCCGTCAGCAGTGGTCATGGTGGGGCTCCTGCTTCTTAGTACCCCTCCTCTAGGCTTCTCTTCCTCTGAGGTCAGAAGGAGTGGTGCCTCTTAGAGGCACAGTGAGGCTGTGTTTCTCTGTGGATCTCCCTATGTGGTATAGGGTGATAGATTAGTTTGGCCTTTCGGCATTCCCCAGCTAGGCCTCCAGAATACCTCCAGGCcactgaatatatatgtgtgtgcttgcatgtatgggTCTATCTGTGAGGCTTCATATACCAGGTTGGTTGGGGGGACGGTGGAGCCAGGCAGGGCTTTGGCCAGTTTCTCATTGACCTGAAACTTGGAAGGTACTATGAGTGGTGGGATTTCAGACAGGGACAGGTGGTGGGCAGAGTTTGCTTGGGAATGGGGCTGAGACTTATGAAGGTATAGGGAAGAGATCTCAGGAGGCCCAGTAGACTTTCACACTGTAAGCTGGATGCAGGAGGAGAACCTTGGAACAACTATGTTTGGATTGGCCTTCTACCTTAGGTGGTCTGTGAACAGAACAGATTAGGGGAGAGGTGGGCTGACAGTCCTCTTCctatctctcctctttccctttctagaGGGAGCCGTGAAGGAAAGTGAGGAGGAAGGCTGGTGTTGAGATCTCAGTTGGTAGTAGCTTTGGGCCCAGGGGACCTgagtagaagcagagaagagggtCTTAGGAAGGTGGGGAAGGATCTGGGCCATGTGGATACAAGAAAAGAAGAGGTGTGGGAGGCCCTTCCTCTGTGGCTCCCTGAATGCTGCCCTTGGATTTTCACTGGGAGACATGACCCCTCTCCTtgggctgactttttttttcttccttaaagtcCATGTTAGTACTTCAGAGTGGGCCCTGAAAAGCAGCCCCTGGGAGTCTGAAGGCATCCACAGAAGCAAGCCTGGGCTGACGGTGGCCATAGAACTAGGGCAATTGTATGCTGAGGAAGCACCACACGTGCTCCCAGGCCCCGTGCTGCATCACCACTGAGCTCGTACCATTGAGCTTATCTAACCTTGCATGCTCTGCCTGGGACCATCCTGGCTAGAATCATTAGATGTACTAGGTAGGTGCTCCTCATCGACAGATTAGAATTGTGGTGTGTGGGTGGGCTGTAGGACTATGGATGCCTCTCTTTGTTCAGAGGTGACTGTATGACAGTCTCATGCAGTGAGTGCggttccctccctttccttctccctcatgAAAGCACTTTTCCTGCAGCCCTTCACCTTTCTGGTACCTGCAGGCTCTCTGCACTCTGTACTCAGGGGACCCTCCCAGCCAGGTGGTCACTTGCCGCCTGCTTCACCTGGTCACACTCCTGTCTAGAGTTACCTTGATGGTTGGGACTGAGAAGAATGCTTGCTGTGGGTTGGTGATGTTGAGAATGTGTTTCTGATGGCTAGAattgtgggttccaggaattggcCGTTTCCAGGATGGTGGCCTCGACTTGTGGGACTTGAGTCTCTACTGTGGGCCTCTTCTATGAGCATCCTATTGGAGGGCTGTCTCCTAAGGCCAGGCCACCTCCTCAGGTATGACCTAGGGTCTCTCACATGGACAGGACCCAGTGGGTTCTTTCTTATGAAGCAGATTTCCTGAATGAAATTCAGGTAAGGTACCGAGTGCCTCTGTCCAGCCCTTGTTTATCTTGGGTATCCCAGGCAGCCCTCTTGGATTAAAACCCTCAGGatacttgtcctctgaccccatGGTCTTGGTATTGTGTCCCTGTGAGGTCTAGCCACTGGCAGGCTACAGCCCCTGGGACTGGTGACAGTCCCGAGCAAATTCTGTCCATGAAGTCAGACACAGAACACACAGAGCAACCATTTGTATGTGGGTGCATACACATCTGTGCCTGTAGGGCACCCTTGCTGATAGGCATGTGTACATAGCAATGAGTGCTGGCAGACACACATCTAGTTGTTTATCTTAGGTGGTTTCTCCTGCTGATCCATTTCCATCTGAAACAGGTGGTAAGATGGCTGTCCCTTTCTTGGTCCTGACTGATCTGAGATGATGAAGCCTCAGTGGCCAGAGGTAGTACAATGTGCAGCAGAGACATAAGATATCCTGTATAGATctatgtatgtagaaaaagaaaccAGCCAAAAACCCTTCCTGCTATCCTGTTCTTgggctccttcctttctgatcAGGGAACATATAGTTCTCTCTGGTGAGACAAAGGGATGCCCCTGTTTTCttggtttgaatttttaaaaatatttaatatttttgagctGTGACCTGACCCCTCTGGCCTCTCCAATCCTCCTTCTCAGGGACACTGCTTGCTATGGTGATGCTAAGCAAGCTGCTTGGGATTGACACAGTAGGATGTGTTGGACATAGGCTATTGTGGTTTGGAAATAAGGTTCATGTTTTGGGGCCTCTGTCATACCAAGCAGACTTCTTCAGTGGAGTCCAGGTGGGGTTCTACTGTGTCAAGCTTTTATTCCTCTCATGTGTTCCCCTATCCAAGCCCTCTAACTCTTGCAGGACCCCCAAGAATGGCAGACAAAGTGGTCCCACGGCAGGTGGCCCGCCTGGGTCGCACTGTGAGGCTACAGTGCCCAGTGGAGGGGGACCCACCACCATTGACCATGTGGACCAAAGATGGCCGCACAATCCATAGTGGCTGGAGCCGCTTCCGTGTGCTGCCCCAGGGGCTGAAGGTGAAGGAGGTGGAGGCCGAGGATGCCGGTGTTTATGTGTGCAAGGCCACCAATGGCTTTGGCAGCCTCAGCGTCAACTACACTCTCATCATCATGGGTCAGTTGGTGTTCGAGACAGAGATTATGGTGGGGCCAAAATTGGCTGGGGACAACAAAGTATATAGCAGACACACCTGGATTCTCCCACCCTGCTTGTTTTTCCTCACTAAATCAACCTGGACATAGACAAGATCAGGAGGGTCTCCCTGTCCCTATTCCTAGCCTGGGCCCTAGGGCAGGGCCCCCTGCCACCAGGCCAGCCTTGGGCCTTTGCTTCCAGGTGGCAGATATGGATTGAGACAGTGGTTCCACTGAAGAGCTgctgggtggggtagggtggagtGGGCTGAGGACTTGGCAGTGCAAGCCTTGGCAGCCATGACTTTGAGGCTCAGGTTTCAGAGTTCAGAGGGGCCGCAAGAAGTGAATGgtctctgttcttttctgtccCTGGGGCCCAGTCAATAGGGAATGGGCAGGTGTCTTTGGTGACACACCCTCCACACATTGGTAGCAGGCATGGCCCTGCTCCATTCTTTCTTGGGCTCCTTAGTCTGGGGCCCTCGGCCTGAATGATTCTCTTTGCAGTGGAGGTCTAAAGCAGTGGCCTGGGACAGCCTGGTCCCAGGCTGGGTGGAGGAGAAGGCTGTCATAGGGCAGCAAGGGGACATTCCTTATCacaccctgcccctcccccatcactgCCCAGTACAGGCCTCAAGGCCTTCTCTGGGTTTGGAATGGGAATATTACGGctctccaccctccccacccccatcttttcAAAGAGGATGATGACCGGGCGGTATGTAAGCCATGTCTCTGCACCAAGCACTCGGCCCCTTGATGTGGGTTAGGGTTACTGCAGCTGCTGGCTGGGCCTGGCCCCCTCCTCGTGAGCCCTGCAGACCCCCCGGAGCCAGAGTGGGGGGTGGTTCTCCAGTCCCACCATGCCTATCAGGGTCACCTGCACCCTGGGAGGAGGCTGGCAGGCAGCCCTTGCCCAGCTGTCCCTGAATCCTGACATGTGGGTGTGTCCATGGCCTTTTTTTGGGTTCTAAGACTGTCTCAGCCAGGGCATGCTAGGTGCCCTGATGAAAGGCTCCCCTGTCCCCCTCACCTGGCCTCCTTATTACCTATTTCTCTACAGATGATGTTAGTCCAGGGAAGGAGAGCCCTGGGCCAGGAGGTTCTTCTGGGGGCCAGGAGGACCCAGCCAGCCAGCAGTGGTGTAAGTATGGGGTAGGGAGAGTCTGTATGCTTGGAATAGGGCAGTGCTGTGCTCCTGGCACCTTTACATAGACTTTCTACTGACCTTGATGCTGCCCTGCCCCACAGCACGGCCTCGCTTCACACAGCCCTCCAAGATGAGGCGCCGAGTGATTGCACGACCTGTGGGTAGCTCTGTGCGGCTCAAGTGTGTGGCCAGTGGGCACCCACGGCCAGACATCATGTGGATGAAGGATGACCAGACCTTGACACGTCTAGAGGCCAGTGAACACAGAAAGAAGAAGTGGACACTGAGCTTGAAGAACCTGAAGCCTGAAGACAGTGGCAAGTACACGTGCCGTGTATCCAACCGGGCAGGTGCCATCAACGCCACCTACAAAGTGGATGTAATCCGTGAGTGGTGGGTCTGTGGTAGGACAGGGACCTGTGGTGCCTAAAACTGTGCTGACATGTTTGTTTGTCCCTGGTGTAGAGCGGACTCGTTCCAAGCCTGTGCTCACAGGGACACACCCTGTGAACACAACGGTGGACTTTGGTGGGACAACATCCTTCCAGTGCAAGGTGCGCAGTGATGTGAAACCAGTGATCCAGTGGCTAAAGCGGGTGGAGTACGGCTCTGAGGGGCGCCACAACTCCACCATTGATGTGGGTGGCCAGAAGTTTGTGGTGTTGCCCACGGGTGATGTGTGGTCACGGCCTGATGGTTCCTACCTCAACAAGCTGCTCATCTCTCGGGCCCGCCAGGATGATGCTGGCATGTACATCTGCCTAGGTGCAAACACCATGGGCTACAGTTTCCGTAGCGCCTTCCTCACTGTAttaccaggtgtgtgtgtgtgggctgcCCACCCCATGTTCACTCTCAGTCTCTACCATTggtctgggctgtcctggaacaaccCAATATCCACCTGGCAAGTGGGGGCTCCCTgtcctttccccttccttgtgGGCTATCCTTGCCTCCTAGGGAGTCCAGGGGTACTGTCCATGTAGTTTGCACTTGGGCTGGTTGTCTCATTAGTATAGAGACATTCCATCTCCTACTCTTCTCCTTAATCTCTCTTGCAGACCCCAAACCTCCAGGGCCTCCTATGGCTTCTTCATCCTCAACCACAAGTCTGCCATGGCCTGTTGTGATCGGCATCCCAGCTGGTGCTGTCTTCATCCTAGGCACTGTGTTGCTCTGGCTTTGCCAGACCCAGAAGAAGCCATGTGCCCCTGCATCTACACTTCCTGTGCCTGGACATCGTCCCCCAGGGACATCCCGAGAACGCAGTGGTGACAAGGACCTGCCCTCATTGGCTGTGGGTATATGTGAGGAGCATGGATCCACCATGGCCTCCCAGCACATCCTGGCCTCTGGCTCAACTGCTGGCCCCAAGCTGTACTCCAAGCtgtacacagatgtgcacacacacacacatacacatacatgcacacacacactctcatgtgGAGGGCAAGGTTCATCAGCACCAGCATGTCCACTATCAGTGCTAAATACAGCCAATCTCCAAGCACTATGTCCTGAGGTAGGCATATGGGGGCCAAGGCAACAGGTTGGGAGGATTGAGAACAATGGAGGAAGAGTATCTTAGGGTACCTTATGGTAAGTGCTCACAAACTTGGCCATATAGATGTATGTACTACCAGATGGACAGCCAGACCCATACACGCACatgtttaaaagtataaatgtgtgcacaaatgcacacacaaccTGAGAAACCTTCAAGAGGTTTGTGGTGTGACTTTGCAGTGACATGTAGTGATGGCTAGGTGAAGGAATCTTCCTCAAGTCTTAGTGGTCATGGCCACTTCCCCATCCCTGCCCATCTGTGTTCCTGCCCGGCCTCAGTGTGCCTCCATGTGCCCTGGGTGTCCAGGAGCCTATCATTAACCTGACTGGGGTGAGCAGTGCAGCCATGCCTGGAGGTTTGAGCCACCCTCCCCTTGCTAGAGAGAAGGGcctcaatatttatatttaagaagtgaaataatattaataatgtaAGGAGGGCTGGGACACAGGGACTCTGGCATTCCCTGGGGCCTGAGACCTTCCTGGCCTTGTGGTTACATTGGGTATCCTCACGGTCCATGGCTGCCTGGTCTCTGTAATTTTATATAGAGTTTGAGCTGAAGCCTcgtatatttaatttattttgttaaacaAGAAATTGCCTCCTTTTCTCATTATGGTGTTTTTACCTGGGGttggtctgtgtgtgtctttgtcattGAGCACACTCATGTGCTCACTTTTGTGTATACGCACATATATGCactgatatgtatgtgtgcatacatgtgctaGCTTACATGTATCCATGTGTACTGACAACTGTGCCTCTGTGTCTTCCCCTTAGGAAAGtgcctgcctttcctttcctAGGCCTCAGAGCTGGGTTTTCCCAGGCTTTGTCTTCTGTAGGACCTTAGGTTTCTGAGCTTCATGGTGTACCAGGAGTAGCTGTAGCTAGGTGGTGGTATGAGGTGTTTGTGCACTGTCCTGGGCCCTGTTTGGAGTGCTGATGTACACATGGCTGAGTATTACCCCTCTATTCTGTGCATGACCCTGCCCTTATCTGGGAACCTACTTTTCGTTGTTTCATTTTATGTGGCCTTAGCAGGGAAGTTGCTTAGAGCTGAGATAGGGTCAGCCCAGGTCACAGTAACCACTTTCCTCAGGGTTCCAGCTGAGTGTCTCCCAGGTACTCCTATGGCAGCAATCAGTTGGAGGCTGGAGTATCTATCTCATGTTCAGAGCTCCCTAAGACACACACAGGGCTGGGCATATATCTCCATAGTAGAGTGCTTATCTAATATGTGGGAAGTCAATTCAATCTCCAGgatcatatgcatgcatgcataaaaaTCCCACATGCACTATCCAGCAAGGTCCTGATGCAAGGGTCCTGCCATGGCTCTAAGAGCTTTTCTTTGAGAGAAGTCACCTTTCTTAGTATCTATAGATAACAAATGGCCACTGAGTTTTACCAGGTGTCTCTGTGTGGGCCCCTCAGGAGTAAGGTTAGTTACTCTGGACTTTTCTTATAGGACTTCCTCATATAGGATGGCCTTTAGCCCTTGACCTCCTGGGGTAGCCATATTTGGGTGGTCCTGGCTGTTAGTGACAGGGCTATCTCTGGCTACCAGATGCTGGAGATGCCCAGATGCATGTTCAAGGCACAGTGGAATTTCAGGTTGACAGCTGGTGATAGACATCTATTTCTCATAAAGAATGACTCAGCAAGGTCAAGTTTGTCTGAAATATGGGGAATTGGAAAGAGAGAAGATCTTAGACAGCGAGTTATCAGTGTCTTACAGATGCACTGCTCCAAGGAGCAGGCAGAGAggacagaccctaagagaaaggAGACCCTTGGCCTAAGGTCAAGAACCAGCCCGTGAGGAGTAAGAGCGGCCCCATCATCCTCTGCTTTTCATCTGCTGCCTCATAAGCAGGATCTGCCTGGGGAGAGCAGGTGAGTGACAGGCTGAGAAAAGGGCTCTGATTTAGGGAAGATAACCCTACTCTGCCCTCAACAAGGTCTCTGGATACTCCTGAATGTTGATCTTGGAGCTCAGAGCTCACTCTCTACCTCAGACCTCTATGGCTGTTCCAGCTCACACACAGCAGCTGTGAGcccatgtccccagccccaaGGCCTGTCTCTAGTTCAGCTCTGGCGAGACCTCATGTGGATGCAGTTGGCTCATCCCTGTAGAGGTGCATGTTGGTTACCCCACCTCATCTCGTAGTTGCTTAAACACATTTTCAAAGCTGAAATCATTGCCTTCCCCATGTATCCAGGGGACTGCTTTGCCACATGGGTAGGAATAAATGGCCTATGTACTTTGAGTTTGGGTAGAAGAGGACAGTGtctctgagggcagcctggcAGTGTTCAAAAGATGGAGCTTTGGACCTTGGCTTTACTGCTAGGAGGCACCTGCCTATCCACCTATATGCCTCTTCTTCCCAGACCTATGTCATCCAGACTCTTCTAAGGGAAATGGTCATGTACTGAATGCGGTGTTCTGAAAGCTGAGAGCAAAATCCTTTCAGGGATGAGGGCCTGTAGGtccaggaagaaaggaggagccTGAAGCAGCTCTATTCTGCCTGCTGCAACCCCTCACATGGACAAATGCACATGTCCCTAGCTTTCCCAACTTAGAGGTCAAGAGGGGATACTGTTGTCCTCGGGGTGACCCACAGACCAGGCCAGGCATAGTGGGTTCTGGTTGTAAGTCATGTAGGAGGAGATTCAGTGTCCTGGTTGAGGCTCAATGAGTGGTGGATGTGTGAGAGATGTAGTAGGTAGCCATGCCTGAGCCTCCCTCTGACCCATTTAGGCAGTGGTAAGCTGATTCTCTGGGAAAGCCGGCAGACTTGAAAGGTTGGCCCAGACTCTAACACCCTTGGGTGTGACACCCCTCCCCACTCTAGCTTCAAAGGATGTCCATAAGCTGTCCTGCAGCTGTCCCTGGGGGGCAGGAAGGGACTAAGGCTAATGCCCAGAGAAGGGTGATAGTACAAAGCAGAGATGAGAGGGATATGGGCTGCCCCACCCAGCAGTCAGAGGACCTGGCTAGAGATCAAAGCCTTGTTCTAGGACCAGGATATGGCCACAGAGGACCTGTGACACAGAAGAGGGGCAGGTGTGGAGACACCTCAATAGCACAGACTTGGCCAGGACACCAGGCAGGTCCAGAAGAGCTGCCCTGATCTTCCAGACATCACAGGGCTGGGACatatgtagccaggctggccttaaggcATCAGGGACAGAATGTAGTGACCTGGGCTGCAGTGTCggaggggtggagggagcagCTGCTCCCACAGCTGGTGGTAGCATACCATGTAATGAGCTTCTTGTGTCCTGGTAGAATAAGGACCTCAGCCCAGCTTTGTGGTG from Mastomys coucha isolate ucsf_1 unplaced genomic scaffold, UCSF_Mcou_1 pScaffold22, whole genome shotgun sequence includes:
- the Fgfrl1 gene encoding LOW QUALITY PROTEIN: fibroblast growth factor receptor-like 1 (The sequence of the model RefSeq protein was modified relative to this genomic sequence to represent the inferred CDS: deleted 1 base in 1 codon); translation: MTRSPALLLLLLGALPSAEAARGPPRMADKVVPRQVARLGRTVRLQCPVEGDPPPLTMWTKDGRTIHSGWSRFRVLPQGLKVKEVEAEDAGVYVCKATNGFGSLSVNYTLIIMDDVSPGKESPGPGGSSGGQEDPASQQWSRPRFTQPSKMRRRVIARPVGSSVRLKCVASGHPRPDIMWMKDDQTLTRLEASEHRKKKWTLSLKNLKPEDSGKYTCRVSNRAGAINATYKVDVIQRTRSKPVLTGTHPVNTTVDFGGTTSFQCKVRSDVKPVIQWLKRVEYGSEGRHNSTIDVGGQKFVVLPTGDVWSRPDGSYLNKLLISRARQDDAGMYICLGANTMGYSFRSAFLTVLPDPKPPGPPMASSSSTTSLPWPVVIGIPAGAVFILGTVLLWLCQTQKKPCAPASTLPVPGHRPPGTSRERSGDKDLPSLAVGICEEHGSTMASQHILASGSTAGPKLYSKLYTDVHTHTHTIHAHTHSHVEGKVHQHQHVHYQC